Proteins from a genomic interval of Mycolicibacterium grossiae:
- a CDS encoding sensor domain-containing phosphodiesterase: protein MSSPDRRATGATAHEQLDAAASGRGVISAFQPIVSLPGGEVVGYEALARWPSLDDPQPEAVFTHAAANGGVDHLDQSCIAAALDGALGEHSTAGMLLLINSEPNSPYVGPSHHTALAVARERFEVAFELTERSVLAHPRSLLRKVASIRDDGFAIALDDVGAYTDSLALLDVVQPDIVKLDLSLVQSGPTREQARTLSAVLAHHERTGATILAEGIETDEHLEQALALGATLGQGWRFGRARSIADGSRPVRWTMPNRRTSVPAEPRSPFEVAARTCVPRTVRKSTLLAFSEHIESQAQHSVDPPMVMTALQRVEYFTPGTRTRYHGLAQRCPLVAVFGADLPEDLGGRVRGVPLDGSDPVCREWTVLVLGPHTAAALIARERGTDDAEVDDADRRFDVVMTYDRSVVTRCARSLLDRMR from the coding sequence GTGAGCAGTCCGGATCGACGTGCGACGGGGGCGACGGCACACGAGCAACTCGATGCTGCCGCGAGCGGTCGCGGTGTCATCTCCGCGTTCCAGCCGATCGTGTCCCTGCCCGGCGGCGAGGTCGTCGGGTACGAGGCGCTGGCCCGCTGGCCCTCCCTCGACGACCCGCAGCCCGAGGCGGTCTTCACCCACGCGGCCGCCAACGGGGGCGTCGACCACCTCGATCAGTCCTGCATCGCCGCCGCACTGGACGGAGCCCTCGGTGAGCATTCGACCGCCGGCATGCTGCTGCTGATCAACTCCGAACCCAACAGCCCCTACGTCGGCCCTTCGCACCACACGGCACTCGCCGTGGCGCGGGAACGCTTCGAGGTCGCCTTCGAACTCACCGAACGCAGTGTGCTCGCGCACCCGCGGTCGTTGCTGCGCAAGGTCGCCAGCATCCGCGACGACGGTTTCGCAATCGCACTCGACGACGTCGGTGCCTACACCGATTCACTGGCGCTGCTCGACGTCGTGCAGCCCGACATCGTCAAACTCGACCTCTCCCTGGTGCAGTCGGGCCCGACCCGCGAGCAGGCGCGGACCCTGTCGGCGGTGCTGGCCCACCACGAACGCACCGGCGCCACCATCCTGGCCGAGGGCATCGAAACCGACGAGCACCTCGAGCAGGCGCTGGCCCTCGGGGCCACGCTGGGACAGGGCTGGCGGTTCGGCCGCGCGCGATCGATCGCCGACGGCAGCCGCCCGGTGCGGTGGACGATGCCGAACCGCCGTACCTCAGTTCCGGCCGAGCCTCGGTCGCCGTTCGAGGTGGCGGCTCGGACGTGCGTACCGCGCACGGTGCGCAAGAGCACGCTACTGGCCTTCTCCGAGCACATCGAGTCGCAGGCGCAGCATTCGGTCGATCCGCCGATGGTCATGACCGCCCTGCAACGCGTCGAGTACTTCACGCCGGGCACGCGGACGCGGTACCACGGTCTCGCGCAACGCTGTCCGCTCGTCGCGGTGTTCGGTGCCGACCTCCCCGAGGACCTCGGCGGCCGGGTGCGCGGAGTGCCGTTGGATGGGTCGGACCCGGTCTGTCGCGAGTGGACCGTGCTCGTCCTCGGACCGCACACCGCCGCTGCGCTCATCGCCCGGGAACGCGGCACGGACGACGCCGAGGTCGACGACGCCGACCGCCGGTTCGACGTCGTGATGACCTACGACCGGTCCGTCGTCACCCGCTGCGCCCGCAGTCTGCTCGACCGGATGCGCTGA
- a CDS encoding FAD binding domain-containing protein translates to MNPFEYHRATSVADAVTAVADRDDAVFLAGGTNLVDHLKLGVVTPGLVVDVGHLPLTDVDPLPDGGLRVGADVRNSDLAAHPVVRSRYPVLARALLSAASGQLRNLATTAGNLLQRTRCVYFQDLTTPCNKRTPGEGCSAIGGYVRYHAILGASQHCVAAHPSDMAVAMAALDAEVVFVDADGEHRVPLSEFYRLPGDRPDRDTTLPPGALITAVEIPAPPDAARSTYRKVRDRASYAFALTSVAAELVLDGDTVSSARIALGGVAHRPWRAHRAEDILVGRSATEDVFRLAADAELDQADPLPGNEFKVELTKRAMLATLLDLAEGHR, encoded by the coding sequence GTGAACCCCTTCGAGTACCACCGCGCGACGAGCGTGGCCGACGCCGTGACCGCCGTCGCCGACCGCGACGACGCCGTCTTCCTCGCCGGCGGCACCAACCTCGTCGACCACCTCAAGCTCGGCGTCGTCACCCCCGGCCTCGTCGTCGACGTCGGCCACCTACCGCTCACCGACGTCGACCCGCTGCCCGACGGCGGCCTGCGCGTCGGCGCCGACGTCCGCAACAGCGATCTGGCCGCCCACCCGGTGGTCCGCAGCCGCTACCCCGTGCTGGCGCGCGCGCTGCTGTCTGCGGCGTCCGGTCAGCTGCGCAACCTCGCCACCACCGCGGGCAACCTGCTGCAACGCACCCGCTGCGTCTACTTTCAGGACCTCACGACCCCGTGCAACAAGCGCACCCCCGGCGAGGGCTGCTCGGCGATCGGCGGCTACGTCCGTTACCACGCGATCCTCGGCGCCTCGCAGCACTGCGTCGCCGCACATCCGTCCGACATGGCCGTCGCCATGGCCGCCCTCGACGCGGAGGTCGTGTTCGTCGACGCCGACGGCGAGCACCGCGTGCCGCTCTCGGAGTTCTACCGCCTGCCCGGTGACCGGCCCGACCGCGACACCACCCTGCCGCCCGGAGCGCTGATCACCGCCGTGGAGATTCCCGCGCCGCCGGATGCGGCCCGGTCCACCTACCGCAAGGTCCGTGACCGCGCCTCGTACGCCTTCGCACTGACCTCGGTGGCCGCGGAACTCGTCCTCGACGGCGACACCGTCAGCTCGGCGCGCATCGCGCTCGGCGGCGTGGCGCACCGGCCGTGGCGCGCACACCGCGCCGAGGACATCCTGGTCGGGCGATCCGCCACCGAGGACGTATTCCGGCTCGCCGCCGATGCCGAACTCGACCAGGCCGACCCGTTGCCGGGCAACGAGTTCAAGGTCGAACTGACCAAGCGCGCAATGCTGGCCACCCTGCTCGACCTCGCGGAAGGACACCGGTGA
- a CDS encoding DUF5994 family protein produces MSAPKGRPLRALRLTLAAELGGAIDGAWWPYGNSVAHELAGLVEALRNRVGGVLDVSVNWSALDGVPNLDARVPSSLPGTFRPVRNHHVITVTGDAACAKIMVVPARTSRLLATMVLRHAADLPITALHRDTDECRIAADLVAAARRQNATSGHVGG; encoded by the coding sequence ATGAGCGCTCCGAAGGGGCGACCGCTGCGAGCGCTGCGCCTGACCCTGGCGGCGGAGTTGGGCGGCGCCATCGACGGCGCATGGTGGCCCTACGGCAATTCCGTGGCACACGAACTGGCCGGCCTCGTCGAGGCGCTCCGCAACCGCGTCGGAGGGGTGCTGGACGTCAGCGTCAACTGGTCGGCACTCGACGGCGTCCCGAACCTGGACGCCCGGGTCCCGAGTTCGCTCCCCGGGACGTTCCGGCCCGTGCGCAACCACCACGTCATCACCGTCACCGGGGACGCGGCATGCGCCAAGATCATGGTCGTGCCCGCACGGACCAGCCGCCTGCTGGCCACGATGGTGCTCCGGCACGCCGCCGACCTGCCGATCACGGCGCTGCACCGAGACACCGACGAATGCCGCATCGCGGCCGACCTGGTCGCGGCCGCCCGGCGGCAGAACGCGACATCGGGTCACGTCGGCGGGTAG
- a CDS encoding alpha/beta hydrolase domain-containing protein yields the protein MAPDLTPVDGPPNLLLGAYDVADLDYTVREYFVSGRATRYVPSPDGVSADRVAPDGAADYTTRIVVLTPNEGFSGTVVVEWLNVSGGLDAPAVWFMAHREVVRARHAYVAVSAQRVGIEGGASLGMDMSLKTQSPQRYSDLHHPGDAYAYDVFTQVGRLLTERPGDVLDGLAPQAVLAVGESQSALFLTTYVNRIDRLAGVYDGFLVHSRFGPAAPLDGSSIFADTVSTDPVPFIDDLRVPVLTVITETDLVGGVRAGYHAARRPDDARLRTWEVPGTAHADNYTIGVGFIDSGAAPLTDLVAAWRPTRSLMGRELPHYVNFAPQHHYVLQAALAALAHWVRTGEPATTAAPMDLTDADPPQLLLDRHGLATGGVRTPWVDVPVARTSGLAPGDDVMALLFGSGEPFDAATVRELYPCGLDDYVERFTAALDAAIDAGVLLAADRAEIVDLATATYPMV from the coding sequence ATGGCGCCCGACCTGACCCCGGTGGACGGCCCGCCCAATCTGCTGCTCGGCGCATACGACGTCGCCGACCTCGACTACACCGTGCGCGAGTACTTCGTGTCCGGCCGCGCGACGCGCTACGTCCCTTCCCCGGACGGCGTCTCTGCCGACCGTGTGGCTCCCGACGGCGCGGCGGACTACACCACGCGGATCGTGGTGCTGACGCCGAACGAGGGCTTCAGCGGCACGGTGGTCGTCGAATGGCTCAACGTCAGCGGCGGCCTCGACGCCCCCGCCGTCTGGTTCATGGCCCACCGCGAAGTGGTGCGCGCCCGGCACGCCTACGTCGCGGTGTCCGCGCAGCGCGTCGGCATCGAGGGCGGCGCCAGCCTCGGCATGGACATGTCGCTCAAGACGCAGTCCCCGCAGCGGTATTCAGATCTACACCACCCCGGCGACGCCTACGCCTACGACGTCTTCACCCAGGTCGGGCGGCTGCTCACCGAGCGGCCCGGCGACGTGCTCGACGGCCTGGCGCCGCAGGCCGTCCTGGCCGTGGGGGAGTCGCAGTCGGCGCTGTTCCTCACCACCTACGTCAACCGGATCGATCGGCTGGCCGGGGTGTACGACGGGTTCCTGGTGCATTCCCGGTTCGGTCCGGCCGCGCCGCTCGACGGATCGTCGATCTTCGCCGACACCGTCTCGACGGACCCGGTGCCGTTCATCGACGACCTGCGCGTGCCGGTGCTGACGGTGATCACCGAAACCGACCTCGTCGGCGGCGTCCGTGCCGGATACCACGCCGCCCGCAGGCCCGACGACGCGCGGCTGCGGACCTGGGAGGTCCCCGGCACCGCGCACGCCGACAACTACACCATCGGCGTCGGGTTCATCGACTCCGGCGCCGCGCCGCTGACCGACCTGGTGGCGGCGTGGCGCCCGACGCGGTCGCTGATGGGCCGCGAGCTGCCGCACTACGTCAACTTCGCGCCACAGCACCACTACGTCCTGCAGGCCGCGCTCGCCGCACTGGCGCATTGGGTGCGCACCGGCGAGCCGGCCACGACCGCCGCGCCGATGGACCTCACCGACGCCGACCCGCCGCAGCTGCTGCTCGACCGGCACGGCCTCGCGACCGGCGGCGTGCGCACCCCGTGGGTCGACGTGCCGGTCGCCCGGACGTCGGGCCTGGCCCCGGGCGACGACGTCATGGCGCTGCTGTTCGGCTCCGGGGAGCCGTTCGACGCCGCCACCGTGCGCGAGCTGTACCCGTGCGGCCTCGACGACTACGTCGAACGGTTCACCGCCGCGCTCGACGCGGCCATCGACGCCGGCGTCCTGCTGGCGGCCGACCGTGCGGAGATCGTGGACCTCGCCACCGCGACGTATCCGATGGTGTGA
- a CDS encoding cold-shock protein, translating to MAQGTVKWFNGEKGFGFITPDGGAEDVFVHYSAITGSGFRSLDENQRVQFEVERGAKGLQAVQVSAI from the coding sequence ATGGCACAGGGAACTGTGAAGTGGTTCAACGGCGAAAAGGGCTTCGGCTTCATCACCCCCGACGGTGGTGCAGAGGATGTCTTCGTCCACTACTCGGCGATCACCGGCTCCGGATTCCGGTCGCTGGATGAGAATCAGCGCGTCCAGTTCGAGGTCGAGCGTGGCGCAAAGGGACTTCAGGCGGTGCAGGTCTCCGCGATCTAG
- a CDS encoding NAD(P)/FAD-dependent oxidoreductase — protein sequence MRDEWECAVIGGGAAGLSAALVLGRARRRTIVLDDDDQSNRAAPVIGGLLGFDRRPPAELYAIGREELTAYPSVEYRGAHVAGGRPVDNGFVLDLDDGDTVVAKRVLLTTGMSYCPPTLPGLADFWGMSVFQCPFCHGWEMRDKQLAALAHGAEAVHTALMLRGWTEDVVLLTDGRSELAPDERRLLQSAGVVVEDRRVVELLGEDGALAAVRFADGHQIERDGILVGAPLFPRSALAEQLGGDLAPGPVGEAMLGVDHLHRTRVGGVFAAGDVCTKSPHVAGAIASGSEAAMIVVQSLLADEFGLPYPPT from the coding sequence ATGCGCGACGAATGGGAATGTGCGGTCATCGGCGGCGGTGCCGCCGGGTTGAGCGCGGCGCTGGTGCTCGGCCGGGCGCGGCGGCGCACGATCGTCCTCGACGACGACGACCAGAGCAACCGGGCGGCTCCCGTGATCGGCGGCTTACTCGGTTTCGACCGGCGGCCACCGGCCGAGCTGTATGCGATCGGTCGCGAGGAGCTGACGGCCTACCCGAGCGTCGAGTACCGCGGGGCGCACGTCGCCGGCGGGCGTCCGGTGGACAACGGGTTCGTCCTGGACCTCGACGACGGCGACACGGTCGTCGCGAAGCGCGTGCTGCTGACCACCGGAATGAGCTACTGCCCGCCGACGCTGCCGGGGCTGGCCGACTTCTGGGGCATGTCGGTGTTCCAGTGTCCGTTCTGCCACGGCTGGGAGATGCGGGACAAGCAGTTGGCGGCGCTGGCACACGGCGCGGAGGCGGTGCACACCGCGTTGATGCTGCGGGGCTGGACCGAGGACGTGGTGCTGCTCACCGACGGTCGGTCCGAACTCGCGCCGGACGAGCGTCGGCTGCTGCAGTCGGCCGGAGTCGTCGTCGAGGACCGGCGCGTCGTCGAGCTGCTCGGCGAGGACGGCGCCCTCGCGGCGGTCCGCTTCGCCGACGGTCACCAGATCGAGCGGGACGGCATCCTGGTCGGGGCGCCCTTGTTCCCGCGGTCGGCGCTCGCCGAACAGCTCGGCGGCGACCTCGCGCCGGGTCCCGTCGGAGAGGCGATGCTGGGCGTCGACCACCTGCACCGCACGCGGGTGGGCGGTGTCTTCGCGGCGGGCGACGTCTGCACGAAGAGCCCGCACGTCGCCGGGGCGATTGCGTCGGGGTCCGAGGCGGCGATGATCGTCGTGCAGAGCCTGCTGGCCGACGAGTTCGGGCTGCCCTACCCGCCGACGTGA
- a CDS encoding xanthine dehydrogenase family protein molybdopterin-binding subunit: MTSLDPRAIGTRLTRIDGPAKVTGAAAYAFEYPVEAPLYVHPVQTTIAKGRVTAMDTAAADAVEGVHGVLTVFDAPALADTSDGDLTILQDDAVHYRGQLIGAVLAESAETARHAAGLVTVNYDAADHDTEIRVDHPGLYAPEQVNPSFPTDTSEGDAEAALRSAAVKIDQTYTTSHDHNNPMEPHATIAVWDPDGPALTLYDSTQGVHVLRKQMATLFGLDLDQVRVVAKNVGGGFGSKGAPHSHNVLAVMAAQRADGRPVKLAVTRQQMFDFVGYRTPTIQHIRLGADRDGTITALSHDVVEQTATVKEFAEQTAVPSRMLYAGANRRTSHRLAKLDVPVPFWMRAPGECPGTYALEVAMDELAVACGIDPIELRIRNEPDVDPETGHPWSDRRLVECLRTGAERFGWATRDPEPRARTEGEWLVGTGVASAVYPAMIQPGNSARIEHLGSGRYAVSIGAVDIGTGAWTVLTQIAADALDGDVDAIDLRIGDSDLPTASVAGGSSGTSSWGRAIVAAARAFRDEHGADPATGAATTADAPENPEADEHAMYSFGAHFAEARVNRYTSEIHVSRMLGVFSVGRVINPTTLRSQLIGGMTMGLSMALHEESVRDHRFGHVVTRDLATYHIASHADVPDIEALWLDSTDPFSNPMGSRGAGEIGIVGSPAAVVNAIHHATGVRVRDLPVHCDALLGG; this comes from the coding sequence ATGACGAGCCTGGACCCCCGCGCCATCGGCACCCGGCTGACCCGCATCGACGGCCCCGCCAAGGTGACCGGCGCGGCCGCGTACGCCTTCGAGTATCCCGTCGAGGCGCCGCTGTACGTCCACCCCGTGCAAACCACCATCGCCAAGGGCCGCGTCACCGCCATGGACACCGCCGCCGCCGACGCGGTCGAGGGCGTGCACGGCGTCCTGACCGTGTTCGACGCGCCCGCGCTCGCCGACACCTCCGACGGCGACCTGACGATCCTGCAGGACGACGCCGTGCACTACCGCGGACAGCTGATCGGTGCGGTGCTCGCCGAGAGCGCCGAAACCGCCCGGCACGCAGCCGGTCTCGTCACGGTGAACTACGACGCCGCCGACCACGACACCGAGATCCGCGTCGACCACCCCGGCCTGTACGCCCCCGAGCAGGTCAACCCGTCCTTCCCCACCGACACCTCCGAGGGCGACGCCGAGGCGGCCCTGCGCAGCGCCGCGGTGAAGATCGACCAGACCTACACCACCAGCCACGACCACAACAACCCGATGGAACCGCACGCCACGATCGCGGTGTGGGACCCCGACGGGCCCGCGCTGACGCTGTACGACTCGACCCAGGGCGTGCACGTCCTACGCAAGCAGATGGCGACGCTGTTCGGCCTCGACCTCGACCAGGTGCGGGTGGTGGCGAAGAACGTCGGCGGCGGATTCGGCTCCAAGGGCGCCCCGCACTCGCACAACGTGCTGGCGGTGATGGCCGCGCAGCGTGCCGACGGCAGGCCGGTCAAGCTGGCCGTCACCCGCCAGCAGATGTTCGACTTCGTGGGCTACCGCACGCCGACGATTCAGCACATCCGGCTCGGTGCCGACCGCGACGGCACGATCACCGCGTTGAGCCACGACGTCGTGGAACAGACCGCCACCGTCAAGGAGTTCGCCGAGCAGACCGCGGTGCCGTCGCGCATGCTCTACGCCGGCGCCAACCGCCGGACCAGCCACCGGCTGGCGAAGCTCGACGTGCCGGTGCCGTTCTGGATGCGGGCACCCGGTGAGTGCCCCGGCACCTATGCGCTCGAGGTGGCGATGGACGAACTCGCCGTCGCCTGCGGCATCGACCCCATCGAGCTGCGGATCCGCAACGAGCCCGACGTCGACCCGGAGACCGGACACCCGTGGTCCGACCGCCGCCTGGTCGAGTGTCTGCGCACCGGCGCCGAGCGCTTCGGTTGGGCGACACGGGATCCGGAGCCGCGTGCACGCACCGAGGGCGAGTGGCTGGTCGGCACCGGCGTCGCCTCCGCGGTGTACCCGGCGATGATCCAGCCCGGCAACAGCGCGCGCATCGAGCACCTGGGCTCCGGGCGCTACGCCGTGTCGATCGGCGCCGTCGACATCGGTACCGGCGCGTGGACGGTACTGACGCAGATCGCCGCGGACGCGCTCGACGGCGACGTCGACGCGATCGATCTCCGCATCGGCGACAGCGACCTGCCCACCGCGTCGGTGGCCGGCGGCTCGTCGGGTACCAGTTCGTGGGGGCGGGCGATCGTCGCGGCGGCGCGGGCATTCCGCGACGAGCACGGCGCCGATCCGGCGACCGGTGCGGCCACCACGGCCGACGCGCCGGAGAACCCCGAGGCCGACGAGCACGCGATGTACTCGTTCGGGGCGCACTTCGCCGAGGCGCGAGTCAACCGCTACACCAGCGAGATTCACGTATCCCGGATGCTCGGGGTGTTCTCGGTGGGCCGGGTGATCAACCCGACGACGCTGCGTTCACAGCTGATCGGTGGCATGACCATGGGGCTGTCGATGGCGCTGCACGAGGAGAGCGTCCGCGACCACCGGTTCGGTCACGTCGTGACCCGGGATCTGGCGACCTACCACATCGCCAGCCACGCGGACGTGCCCGACATCGAGGCGCTGTGGCTGGACAGCACCGACCCGTTCTCGAACCCGATGGGGTCGCGCGGTGCCGGCGAGATCGGCATCGTCGGCTCACCGGCCGCGGTGGTCAACGCGATCCACCACGCGACCGGGGTCCGTGTTCGCGACCTGCCGGTGCACTGCGACGCGCTGCTGGGCGGCTGA
- a CDS encoding DUF3533 domain-containing protein, with product MALSGAVRRRLAAIPLEWRKVATVLTIAIVMTSAFAAAYTVALGRPFPHHLPVGVVGAPSAQLLGELQVREHEFDTRTYLTRAAAIAAIDEQRVTAVIDAGATPPELLVSSASDPSSSRALTQLVQAAPEPYRLRVVDLHPLPPEDPAGLATFYAVIAATILGFVTMFQLRANVKTLTLGKWLVCVAVLTVVGGLALALIAGPVLHALGAPLPMLWLLLSLQIAVAAVFNSTMLILVHRWAIIPTWLTFILLGNTSSGGAVSASLLPQPFAFLNHALPSGATVSALHSATYFPDHQRILPFLVLGGWLAVTFTVLVVVSRRLGTSPAQR from the coding sequence ATGGCTCTGTCCGGCGCAGTGCGACGTCGTCTGGCGGCCATTCCGCTCGAGTGGCGCAAGGTCGCGACCGTGCTGACGATCGCCATCGTGATGACGTCGGCGTTCGCCGCGGCCTACACCGTGGCGCTCGGCCGGCCCTTTCCCCACCACCTGCCGGTCGGGGTGGTCGGCGCACCGTCGGCACAGCTGCTGGGCGAATTACAGGTCCGTGAGCACGAATTCGACACCCGCACGTATCTGACGCGCGCCGCCGCGATCGCTGCGATCGACGAGCAGCGCGTCACCGCCGTCATCGACGCGGGCGCCACGCCACCGGAACTCCTGGTGTCCAGCGCCAGTGACCCGTCCTCGTCGCGGGCGCTGACGCAACTCGTCCAGGCCGCGCCGGAGCCGTACCGGTTGCGGGTCGTCGACCTGCATCCGCTGCCCCCCGAGGATCCGGCCGGCCTGGCGACGTTCTACGCCGTGATCGCCGCGACCATCCTCGGCTTCGTCACCATGTTCCAGCTGCGGGCGAACGTGAAGACGCTGACGCTCGGCAAGTGGCTGGTGTGCGTGGCGGTGCTGACCGTCGTCGGCGGGCTGGCGCTCGCGCTGATCGCCGGCCCGGTGCTGCATGCGCTGGGAGCGCCGCTGCCGATGCTGTGGCTGCTGCTATCGCTGCAGATCGCCGTGGCGGCGGTGTTCAACTCGACGATGCTGATCCTGGTGCACCGCTGGGCGATCATCCCGACGTGGCTGACCTTCATCCTGCTGGGCAACACGTCATCCGGCGGTGCGGTGTCGGCGTCGCTGCTGCCGCAACCGTTCGCGTTCCTCAACCACGCGCTGCCCAGCGGCGCGACGGTCAGCGCACTGCACTCGGCGACGTACTTTCCCGACCACCAACGGATCCTGCCGTTCCTCGTCCTCGGCGGGTGGCTCGCGGTGACCTTCACCGTGCTGGTGGTGGTGTCGCGCAGACTGGGTACTTCTCCGGCGCAACGCTGA
- a CDS encoding thiamine pyrophosphate-requiring protein, whose protein sequence is MGEQLVADAIVERLRAWGVTRIFGYAGDGINSLLGALQRSGSPEFVSTRHEELAAFAACGHAKFSGEVGVCLATQGPGAIHLLAGLYDAKLDRRPVVAIVGQVVSTALGSGYLQEVDLHALFKDVCSQYVQTVFAPEQALTALDNAMRTAIATSTPTCLIIPHDVQKASMPEETPHSHGVVPSAPIAARPRIAPPEEQLRRAADVLNAGDRVAVLVGRGAAGCAEHLAAVVDAVGGGVTTSLLGKPVLDETQPWHTGVMGHLGTTASARLMAECDTLLIVGSNDPWTEFYPAPGQARAVQIDIEPRVLGAKYPIEAAVSGDAALSLSGLLPLLERTADRSWEQRVHGWTAQWHRLADERCRETYDAANPEFVVRELSDHLPPNARVAVDVGSTVYWYARHLRLPAGVPAHVSGYLASMGCGLPYGIAAKLDAPDRPVVALVGDGAMQMAGLPELVTLADRWRDWADPRFVVLVLHNGDLTEVSWEQREMENDPRFPASQRVPSFPYADYAELLGLGAVRITASDQATDAWRQAFAADRPFVIEAMVDPAAPMLPPLMPESKAEGLYAALEQEDGGGAVVDRVRRQRAADSEE, encoded by the coding sequence ATGGGCGAACAGTTGGTCGCAGACGCAATCGTCGAGCGCCTCCGGGCGTGGGGCGTGACGCGCATCTTCGGATACGCCGGGGACGGCATCAACTCGCTGCTGGGTGCGCTGCAACGCTCGGGCAGCCCGGAGTTCGTGTCGACGCGGCACGAGGAACTCGCCGCGTTCGCCGCGTGCGGCCACGCGAAGTTCAGCGGCGAGGTGGGCGTGTGCCTGGCCACCCAGGGTCCGGGCGCGATCCACCTGCTCGCCGGGCTGTACGACGCGAAGCTGGACCGGCGGCCGGTCGTCGCGATCGTCGGACAGGTGGTGTCGACGGCGCTGGGGAGCGGCTACCTGCAGGAGGTCGACCTGCACGCGCTGTTCAAGGACGTGTGCAGCCAGTACGTGCAGACGGTGTTCGCACCCGAGCAGGCGCTGACCGCGCTGGACAACGCCATGCGCACCGCGATCGCGACCTCGACCCCGACGTGTCTGATCATCCCGCACGACGTGCAGAAGGCGTCAATGCCCGAGGAGACGCCGCACAGCCACGGCGTCGTTCCGTCCGCCCCGATCGCCGCGCGGCCGCGGATCGCGCCGCCCGAGGAGCAGTTGCGCCGGGCAGCCGACGTGCTCAACGCCGGGGACCGGGTCGCGGTGCTGGTGGGTCGCGGCGCCGCGGGATGCGCCGAGCACCTGGCGGCCGTCGTCGACGCCGTCGGTGGCGGAGTGACGACGTCGCTGCTCGGCAAGCCCGTGCTCGACGAGACGCAGCCGTGGCACACCGGGGTGATGGGACACCTCGGCACCACCGCCAGCGCCCGGCTGATGGCGGAGTGCGACACCCTGCTGATCGTCGGGTCCAACGACCCGTGGACGGAGTTCTACCCGGCACCCGGACAGGCGCGGGCCGTGCAGATCGACATCGAACCGCGGGTACTCGGCGCCAAGTACCCGATCGAGGCGGCCGTGAGCGGCGATGCGGCGCTGTCCCTTTCGGGTCTGCTTCCGCTGCTGGAGCGTACGGCCGACCGTAGCTGGGAGCAGCGGGTGCACGGCTGGACTGCGCAGTGGCATCGATTGGCCGACGAGCGCTGCCGCGAGACCTACGACGCCGCCAACCCCGAATTCGTGGTGCGCGAACTGTCGGACCACCTGCCGCCGAACGCACGGGTCGCGGTCGACGTCGGGTCGACGGTGTACTGGTACGCCCGGCACCTGCGGCTGCCCGCCGGTGTGCCCGCACACGTCTCGGGCTACCTGGCGTCGATGGGATGCGGGCTGCCGTACGGCATCGCCGCCAAGCTCGATGCGCCGGACCGGCCGGTGGTGGCGCTCGTCGGCGACGGCGCCATGCAGATGGCGGGGTTGCCAGAGCTGGTGACCCTCGCCGACCGGTGGCGGGACTGGGCGGACCCGCGATTCGTGGTCCTGGTGCTGCACAACGGCGACCTGACCGAGGTCAGCTGGGAGCAGCGCGAGATGGAGAACGATCCGCGCTTCCCCGCCTCGCAGCGGGTGCCGTCCTTCCCGTACGCGGACTACGCCGAGCTGCTGGGGCTTGGCGCCGTGCGGATCACCGCGTCGGACCAGGCGACCGACGCGTGGCGACAGGCGTTCGCCGCGGACCGGCCGTTCGTCATCGAGGCGATGGTCGACCCCGCCGCGCCGATGCTGCCGCCGCTCATGCCGGAGTCCAAGGCCGAAGGGCTGTACGCCGCGCTCGAGCAGGAAGACGGCGGTGGCGCCGTCGTCGACCGCGTGCGCCGGCAGCGGGCGGCGGACTCCGAGGAGTAG